aagtatatactgtaaatattaaatatataatgtacagtatatatatattaaaaatacaaaaaacATCAGTAGGAAAGGAAAAAACAtcaagaggaagaagaaaaaaaacatcaaGAGGGGGGGAAACatcaagaagaaagaaaaaaaggaaaaagaaaaaaagagagaagaaaagaaaggAAAAATAGCTGCAATTCGACTATTGGGGATATGAAAGTCCTTCATTGATTCTACGAATATAACCGTACCCGAACTCGACTCGAATTCTACTCGGATTCAGACAACTGTGctcgcccttcttctccttgcaTCTCCAATTCGATTCCGCCGAGTACATATGAGTACGTACGAGTtcttgcacttgtatctATACGCTAACCCTGGCCACCGATCTCCAGCTCGACCCCGCAGTCCTCACCTCGATTCCCTGTGCCAAATGACCCCAGTACTGCTCTCAACCGCGATATTTGATGTGGCTGATGCTCGACCCTTCCGCAAACGTCTCGACAGCTCCTAAACCGGCAGAGCAGGAAAAACTGGGCAAGTTTCCGGGCGTTACCAATTCATCACAAACGGTGACAAAGCACAAACGACACTACAATCACAAACGGTTGAGCACAAACGGCACTACAATCACAAACGATTGTGCACAAGCTCGCAAACACACCACCATAGTACACACGCGATCCAACGCTGCAGTACCCTGACATTTCCATTTGTCAGCCACACAAAACGTGTAGCGTCATCGTCATATCATCTCTGGCCACAGCGGGTATGTGGGCGGGGATGCAATACGACTCTATAATACACCGCGCGGCTATCTTACAACTAGTGGCTGCAGAGGACTAGTGACCATGTCACCCTCATTCAAACGGACAGGAATTCTCGCAAACACGGTCGGAGTCCGGTCTACACTAACTATCAACCGCTGTCATTTGCTGATCGACCTGCAGTTGACGTTGACACTCTGTCGCCATGGCGTCTGGGCGTTCCGTGGAACTTCTAGACCAGCTGTCTTGTAGTCCACACTAACCCGGGGGACTTGTCTGTGTGCTGCACATTGCCGTAGCGTAAGCGATGACGGAGGACGAGAGCCCCTGCGCGGAGGTTTTGGTGCGGAACGCACGTTCCCATTGCTGTGGTAACTGTCGGTGCTGTCGGGCTGTCATGGCGTTCTTTGGGGCTGTCGGGCTGTCGGGGCTGTTCCGATTTGAGGCTGCTCTGATTCGCGACTACTTTGATTCGCGGCTGCCCCAATATTATGGGGTACTTTGAGgcatcatcaccaccccGATTTCACGCTCGGTTCGTCACAAGGCCATTGTCACTTTGAACTCTGTCCTTCAGCCAGGCCTTTGTGTCCCCTCCCCACATTTTTCTGCTTCAGAACCTTAATTTGACGAACCCAAATTCTGCCGAAAACCCAAACCCAAACGCAAGCCAAACGCAAGGTTAGATATCTCCCAACAACAAGGTTTCATTTcgccaaaaacacaaaaccGAACACCAACCGAACCCCACTAACAACAGCAAGAGGATGGGCGTCCGTCTAGATTGCAGGTTTCAATACCGTCGGTGATCGACCCTCGGCCACTTCTAAGTCGTTCTAGGGTTGATCTGCCCATGTTTACAGGATAGCCCAAGGGGActtttttcgtttttgGGATGTCAATGTCGGTAATAACTCCGATGTGTATGAATCTGCACTTTTTACGGGTTTTTTACAAGTTTTACGTATTTTTACGAGCTTTTGCAGACGTCTGATACACATTTCCAGCCCTTGCgttgacattgacactATCTTGCGCCTGTTCCGACATGACATCTATTATCTTATGTCTCACATCTCCCTGTTTCTCCTTCCGCCCCCTGGTATGTTTTGACGCTCCTTTGCGTCAGATCAGATGCGTCGGTTGAGTGGAAAAATGGCGTGTTTCTGTACAGACCacgtggaggagatcttATTGATATCATGACTGTGGCAGAGGTCGGGTGCGTGCCCGTGTCTACGAGGTTCTGTGCCTATAGGTGGGATTTATGATAGGTGGATTACGACGACTTCTGGTGAGCTATATCCTGGGTGGATGTGGTTGAGTGGTGGGGTTGGTTGAGTGAATGACATGGTTGAGATGGTTGAGATGATTGTGGAATGAATGATATAGTGATGCCATTATCTTGTCTTCATGATCATATAGCACTTCTCACAGGGTCTGCACTAACACTACATTGTTTGgctactacttgtagtacaggTACAAATAGTGTGTGCCGTTTGATGGCTAAAATATGGCCCTAGTTGGTTTTAGCGAGCCGGACAGATTCCATCTACTCATACTCTACCGCATCTACATGGATAAATAATATTCTATACATAGTGGATGGGGTTCGCCTGGGATGGCAGCCAGGGATACACCTGTTGGGCTGGCCCATGTTGTGACATGAGCATTGGTTGGGTGGAGTGGACAGCGGGGTGGCTGTGGTTTTGGTGGGGACTCAGACTATGACTCTGGGTCTGAGAATGGTTCGGGGAAAGGCTGCTTGGGTGACTAGACAGACGGCTGGACAGGTTATGACTCTGGCTAagactctggctctggctaAGACTCTGGCTATGATTCTGGGACATGGCTCGGGGAACGGGGGCCAGAAACAGCGGCTGTGAGGGGTAATAATAGGATGACTCATGTTTCTGTTGGTAGACAAAGTACGAGTCCGGGTTGGGGGCGGTTAGGTGGTCCTGAGGTTCGTTTGGAGACATGACTTCGTTGTCGAAAGTCGTTTGGGGAGTTTCGAATCCATCTGGACCGGGGCCGGGACCGAGACCGAGACCGGGACCAGAAGCGAGCCCTTGGCCAGGAGCGATCCCTTGACCCGGTCCCATCATGGTCTCCGGCGCCTGCCAAGGATGATCTGGGTGTTGGTATTTTTCCGCACGTTTTCGGTGGTACTTTGTGTCCATGTGGTGTTCGAACAGGTCTGCTCGACTGAAGTATCGGTCGCACACCAGGCAGATGTATGGTTTTGTGGTCATGTCTAGTGTTAGCGGGTTCAAACTGGTTCAGAGTGCTTCCGAGTGACTCCGCGTGTTGCTGAATCACTCTGATCTTTCTGGAATCACTCCGATCCTCATGGGCGATTCCAATCTCACACTCATACTCACGATTAACGGCATGACGCTCAACATAGTCCCGACGCGTGTAGGACTTTTTGCAGCCGAAATGGGGACAATGGTACCGGGTTTTTGATTTCATGGTGGAGATCAGGACtctggtgatggtggtgaggGTGGTGTTACTGGTGGTGACTGATGGTGACTTGGTGGTGACTGGTGGTGACTGGTGGGGTGAACTGGTGGTGACTGGTGGTGACTGGTGGTGACTGATGGTGACT
This genomic interval from Yarrowia lipolytica chromosome 1E, complete sequence contains the following:
- a CDS encoding uncharacterized protein (Truncated form of YALI0E18161g, no similarity) yields the protein MAPEVNVQHKAASRYIWVTTSLAGGRLVIGRRYQSQPSKPPSVTISHHQSPPVTTSSPHQSPPVTTKSPSVTTSNTTLTTITRVLISTMKSKTRYHCPHFGCKKSYTRRDYVERHAVNREYECEIGIAHEDRSDSRKIRVIQQHAESLGSTLNQFEPANTRHDHKTIHLPGVRPILQSSRPVRTPHGHKVPPKTCGKIPTPRSSLAGAGDHDGTGSRDRSWPRARFWSRSRSRSRPRSRWIRNSPNDFRQRSHVSKRTSGPPNRPQPGLVLCLPTET